Proteins from one Listeria weihenstephanensis genomic window:
- the typA gene encoding translational GTPase TypA has protein sequence MKLREDIRNVAIIAHVDHGKTTLVDQLLRKSGTFNDHEQVAERAMDSNAIEKERGITILAKNTAINHNGVHINILDTPGHADFGGEVERIMKMVDGVVLVVDAYEGTMPQTRFVLKKALEQHLTPLVVVNKIDRPSARPAEVVDEVLELFIELGADEDQLEFPVVYAAAVNGTSSLSDKVEDQTETMDPIFDLIINNVPAPVDNSDEPLQFQVSLLDYNDYVGRIGIGRIFRGTMEVGQSVALMKLDGSVKKFRVTKMFGFLGLKRVEITHAKAGDLVAVSGMEDIFVGETVTPDDHQEALPILRIDEPTLQMTFVTNNSPFAGREGKHVTSRKIEERLLSELQTDVSLRIDPTSSPDAWVVSGRGELHLSILIENMRRQGYELQVSKPEVIIREIDGVKCEPMERVQIDTPEEYVGSIMESIGLRKGEMADMVNDGSGQVRLIFLVPSRGLIGYTTEFLSMTRGYGILNHTFDSYQPMQKGRVGGRSRGVLVSMETGKSTTYGTMQVEDRGTIFIEPGTDIYEGMIVGENNRDGDIAVNIVKAKQMTNIRSANKDQTNVIKKPRTLTLEESLEFLNDDEYCEVTPESIRLRKKILNKNEREKAAKRTKVSE, from the coding sequence TTGAAATTAAGAGAAGATATTCGTAACGTAGCAATTATCGCCCACGTTGACCATGGTAAAACAACTTTGGTGGACCAACTTTTACGTAAGTCAGGAACATTCAACGATCATGAGCAGGTAGCTGAGCGTGCGATGGATAGCAACGCCATTGAAAAAGAGCGTGGCATTACAATTCTTGCGAAAAATACTGCCATCAATCATAATGGTGTGCATATCAATATTTTAGATACTCCCGGACATGCCGATTTCGGTGGGGAAGTAGAACGTATTATGAAAATGGTTGACGGTGTTGTCTTAGTCGTTGATGCGTATGAAGGTACAATGCCACAAACGCGTTTCGTATTGAAAAAAGCACTAGAGCAACATTTAACACCACTTGTAGTAGTAAACAAAATTGACCGCCCATCAGCGCGTCCAGCAGAAGTTGTAGATGAAGTTTTAGAATTATTCATCGAACTTGGTGCAGACGAAGATCAATTGGAATTCCCAGTTGTATACGCTGCGGCAGTTAACGGAACTAGTTCATTAAGCGATAAAGTAGAAGATCAAACAGAAACAATGGACCCGATTTTTGATCTAATCATCAATAACGTACCAGCGCCTGTGGATAACAGCGACGAGCCTTTGCAATTCCAAGTATCTTTACTTGATTACAATGACTACGTTGGTCGTATCGGTATCGGTCGTATCTTCCGTGGAACAATGGAAGTTGGTCAATCGGTTGCCTTGATGAAACTAGACGGTAGCGTGAAGAAATTCCGCGTAACCAAAATGTTCGGTTTCTTAGGTCTTAAACGCGTTGAAATTACACATGCAAAAGCCGGCGATCTAGTTGCCGTTTCCGGAATGGAAGATATCTTCGTTGGGGAAACAGTAACACCAGACGATCATCAAGAAGCCCTGCCAATTTTGCGTATTGATGAACCTACTTTGCAAATGACTTTCGTAACGAACAACAGTCCGTTCGCTGGTCGTGAAGGTAAACACGTAACAAGTCGTAAAATTGAAGAACGTTTACTATCTGAGTTACAAACAGATGTAAGTTTACGTATTGATCCAACTTCTTCACCAGACGCTTGGGTTGTATCTGGCCGTGGTGAGTTGCATCTATCAATTTTGATTGAAAACATGCGTCGTCAAGGGTACGAATTACAAGTATCTAAACCAGAAGTTATCATCCGCGAAATTGATGGCGTGAAATGTGAGCCAATGGAACGCGTACAAATTGATACTCCTGAAGAATATGTTGGTAGCATCATGGAATCTATCGGTTTGCGAAAAGGTGAAATGGCTGATATGGTCAATGACGGTTCAGGTCAAGTTCGCTTGATTTTCCTAGTACCATCACGTGGACTTATCGGTTACACAACCGAATTCCTATCGATGACTCGTGGTTACGGTATCCTAAACCACACATTCGATTCTTACCAACCAATGCAAAAAGGTCGTGTCGGTGGACGTAGCCGTGGTGTTCTTGTATCGATGGAAACTGGTAAATCAACTACTTACGGAACAATGCAAGTAGAAGATCGCGGTACTATCTTTATCGAACCAGGTACTGATATTTATGAAGGTATGATCGTTGGGGAAAACAACCGTGACGGCGATATCGCAGTAAATATCGTAAAAGCGAAACAAATGACAAATATTCGTTCAGCGAATAAAGACCAAACAAACGTTATCAAAAAACCTCGTACATTAACACTTGAAGAATCACTAGAATTCCTAAATGATGACGAGTATTGTGAAGTAACACCTGAAAGCATTCGTTTGCGTAAGAAAATCTTGAACAAAAACGAACGTGAAAAAGCAGCAAAACGTACAAAAGTTTCTGAGTAA
- a CDS encoding UPF0223 family protein, giving the protein MEYSYPINLDWSTDEMATVINFYQAVEKAYETGIEAAEIKAKYNDFKQVVRSIGEEKSLGKEFEKASGYSAYRVMQLVKNATTSKIKMQP; this is encoded by the coding sequence GTGGAGTATAGTTATCCGATCAACTTAGATTGGTCAACAGATGAGATGGCAACAGTTATTAACTTTTACCAAGCGGTTGAGAAAGCCTATGAAACAGGTATCGAAGCCGCAGAAATAAAAGCAAAATATAATGATTTTAAGCAAGTCGTGCGTTCGATTGGCGAAGAAAAAAGCCTCGGTAAAGAGTTTGAAAAAGCGAGTGGCTATTCGGCATATCGGGTCATGCAACTCGTGAAAAATGCAACGACAAGTAAAATCAAAATGCAACCCTAG
- a CDS encoding DsbA family protein has protein sequence MDISEIIAGNVGTEAGIHIGKSDAPVKVITFVNVRCPFCREWHEKSRDILTRYLESGRIELIVKPFDKEKESLQRGNVFHHYLDYSAPEQTLEILDEIYARQDLWGSLTLEEVANFAQDEIGLSEQDNKEQAEKIIAEANAANIRLVPTVIIGEHIFDEHISAEELEQLILEEAGKE, from the coding sequence ATGGATATTAGTGAAATTATAGCAGGAAATGTAGGAACAGAAGCAGGAATTCATATTGGGAAAAGCGACGCACCGGTAAAAGTGATCACGTTTGTGAATGTACGGTGCCCATTTTGCCGCGAATGGCATGAGAAATCACGTGATATTTTAACGCGTTACTTGGAATCGGGGCGCATCGAATTAATCGTGAAACCATTCGACAAAGAAAAAGAATCATTGCAGCGCGGTAACGTATTCCATCATTATTTAGATTATTCGGCGCCAGAACAAACGCTTGAAATTCTGGATGAAATATACGCAAGACAAGATCTTTGGGGCTCTCTAACATTGGAAGAAGTCGCTAATTTCGCACAAGATGAAATCGGCCTTTCTGAGCAAGATAACAAGGAACAAGCGGAGAAAATTATTGCAGAAGCAAACGCTGCGAATATCCGCCTGGTACCAACCGTTATTATCGGCGAGCATATCTTTGACGAACATATTTCAGCGGAAGAGTTGGAACAGTTGATCTTAGAAGAAGCCGGAAAAGAATAA
- a CDS encoding YktB family protein, translating to MTFTEKDFKAMQAPGLENRMEAIQTQIQPKFREIGEGLATYLSAKTGDEMFLHIARHARRSVNPPDSTWLAVANNKRGYKKHPHFQVGIWDEYVFIWLAFIYETENRQIVVHNFLENLDQLENLPANFSISPDHTEKPTSLIQDTDVTKVLERFRDVKKGEFMVGRIFKPGDAALKNDAQFTKELENTVDLLLPLYKMSFEMQEI from the coding sequence ATGACTTTTACTGAAAAAGATTTTAAAGCAATGCAAGCGCCTGGTCTGGAAAATCGGATGGAGGCGATTCAAACGCAGATTCAACCGAAGTTTCGTGAGATTGGTGAAGGTCTTGCTACTTATTTAAGCGCAAAAACAGGCGACGAAATGTTCCTTCATATTGCTCGTCACGCGCGCCGTTCGGTAAATCCGCCTGATAGTACGTGGCTCGCGGTAGCAAATAATAAGCGTGGATATAAGAAGCATCCTCATTTTCAAGTTGGGATTTGGGATGAGTACGTCTTTATCTGGCTTGCTTTTATATACGAAACGGAAAATCGCCAAATCGTCGTGCATAATTTCTTGGAAAATCTCGATCAATTAGAAAATTTGCCGGCAAACTTCTCGATCTCGCCTGATCATACCGAAAAACCGACAAGTCTCATTCAAGATACGGATGTAACCAAGGTGCTGGAAAGATTCCGCGATGTGAAGAAGGGCGAATTTATGGTCGGTCGTATTTTTAAACCAGGCGATGCGGCATTGAAAAATGATGCTCAATTTACAAAAGAACTCGAAAACACTGTTGATTTATTGTTACCACTTTATAAGATGAGTTTTGAAATGCAAGAAATTTAA
- a CDS encoding dihydrolipoyllysine-residue acetyltransferase, translating to MAYSFKLPDIGEGIHEGEIVKWFVKPGDKIEEDASLFEVQNDKSVEEITSPVTGTVKEILVGEGVVATVGQVLITFDGVEGHENDAEEAPAAPVSTPAAAPAAPAGGKGSYEFKLPDIGEGIHEGEIVKWFVKPGDQIEEDATIFEVQNDKSVEEITSPVAGTVKDILVGEGVVATVGQVLITFEGDFEGEATADHSSTPESPADTAKLENNNAAQAPVSGGNGTPSSQKDPNGLVIAMPSVRKYAREKGVDIRQVAGSGKNNRVLSADVDAFLNGDTAAVASEAAPAAASQETAAAKPAAKAAPVVSGGTYPESREKLTPTRKAIAKAMVNSKHTAPHVTLMDEIEVSALMVHRKRFKDVAAEKGIKLTFLPYMVKALVNTLREFPVLNTTLDDATDELVYKHYFNIGIAADTDHGLYVPVIKDADKKSIFAISNEINELATKARDGKLTGEEMRHGSSTISNIGSAGGQWFTPVINYPEVAILGVGRIAEKAIVKDGEIVAAPVLALSLSFDHRVIDGATAQKAMNNIKRLLNDPELLLMEA from the coding sequence ATGGCATATTCATTTAAATTACCGGACATTGGTGAAGGTATACATGAAGGAGAAATCGTCAAATGGTTCGTTAAACCAGGCGATAAGATCGAAGAAGACGCGTCCCTTTTTGAAGTTCAAAATGACAAATCTGTTGAAGAAATTACTTCTCCCGTAACAGGAACTGTCAAAGAAATCCTTGTCGGTGAAGGCGTAGTAGCAACAGTTGGACAAGTTTTAATCACGTTTGATGGTGTTGAAGGCCACGAAAACGACGCTGAAGAAGCGCCAGCAGCACCTGTATCTACACCCGCAGCGGCTCCGGCAGCACCAGCAGGCGGAAAAGGCAGTTACGAATTCAAATTACCAGATATTGGTGAAGGAATTCATGAAGGCGAAATCGTGAAATGGTTCGTCAAACCAGGCGACCAAATTGAAGAAGACGCGACAATTTTTGAAGTCCAAAACGATAAATCTGTCGAAGAAATTACATCTCCTGTAGCGGGAACTGTAAAAGACATCTTAGTTGGCGAAGGCGTAGTAGCAACAGTTGGTCAAGTGCTAATCACGTTCGAGGGCGACTTTGAAGGCGAAGCAACAGCCGATCACTCTTCTACTCCAGAATCTCCAGCCGACACTGCGAAACTCGAAAACAATAACGCAGCACAAGCTCCCGTATCAGGTGGAAACGGTACACCATCATCGCAAAAAGATCCAAACGGTCTAGTTATCGCGATGCCATCTGTACGTAAATATGCCCGTGAAAAAGGCGTAGACATCCGTCAAGTTGCAGGATCAGGCAAAAACAACCGCGTTCTTAGCGCAGACGTTGATGCATTCCTAAATGGCGACACAGCAGCAGTAGCAAGTGAAGCAGCTCCAGCAGCGGCATCACAAGAAACTGCAGCGGCGAAACCAGCAGCAAAAGCAGCACCAGTTGTTAGCGGCGGAACATACCCAGAATCACGCGAGAAATTAACACCAACTCGTAAAGCTATCGCGAAAGCAATGGTTAACTCGAAACACACTGCTCCGCACGTAACGTTGATGGACGAAATCGAAGTTTCTGCTTTGATGGTTCACCGTAAACGTTTCAAAGACGTAGCAGCTGAAAAAGGTATCAAACTTACTTTCCTACCTTACATGGTAAAAGCGCTAGTAAACACATTGCGTGAGTTCCCAGTGCTCAACACGACACTTGACGATGCAACAGACGAACTAGTTTACAAACATTATTTCAATATCGGTATTGCAGCGGATACAGATCACGGTCTTTATGTACCAGTTATCAAAGACGCTGACAAAAAATCGATTTTTGCAATCTCCAACGAAATTAACGAATTAGCTACAAAAGCACGCGACGGTAAATTGACAGGTGAAGAAATGCGTCACGGTTCTTCTACTATCTCAAATATCGGATCAGCTGGTGGACAATGGTTCACACCAGTTATCAACTACCCTGAGGTTGCCATTTTAGGTGTAGGTCGTATCGCAGAAAAAGCAATCGTTAAAGACGGTGAAATCGTAGCAGCACCAGTACTTGCTCTATCACTAAGCTTCGACCACCGCGTAATCGACGGCGCAACAGCTCAAAAGGCTATGAACAATATCAAGCGGTTATTAAATGACCCAGAACTTTTACTAATGGAGGCGTAA
- a CDS encoding inositol monophosphatase family protein, whose amino-acid sequence MVLEKIDQLAREWLEEAGNRIFMALEQTNIEVEAKSDRNDLVTNVDKSTERYFAEKIAEHFPDHRLLGEEGYGEEITSLEGVIWVLDPIDGTVNFVEQKRNFAISLGIYKEGIGELAYIYDIIGGEFYFAKRGEGAFVNDVEIPKLSADKKLEDALVIINTAAMHKFPQTLAIIKEARGLRLYGAATLEYMAVATGRADAYISANLAPWDIGAGKIIAEEVGAIVTRVDGTPMTITEKGASFVASPGVHAEILRDYLGK is encoded by the coding sequence ATGGTACTTGAGAAAATAGATCAACTAGCGCGAGAATGGTTAGAAGAAGCTGGAAATCGAATTTTTATGGCACTTGAACAAACGAATATTGAGGTAGAAGCAAAGTCGGATCGCAATGATTTAGTGACGAATGTGGACAAATCGACAGAACGTTATTTTGCGGAAAAAATTGCGGAACACTTTCCTGATCACCGTTTGCTAGGCGAAGAGGGGTATGGCGAAGAAATCACGAGTTTAGAAGGTGTCATTTGGGTGCTCGATCCCATTGATGGCACGGTGAATTTCGTGGAACAGAAGCGGAATTTTGCGATCTCGCTTGGCATTTATAAAGAAGGTATCGGCGAACTGGCGTACATTTACGATATCATTGGCGGGGAGTTTTACTTTGCGAAACGTGGCGAAGGAGCTTTCGTAAACGATGTGGAAATTCCAAAGCTTAGCGCAGATAAGAAGCTCGAGGATGCGCTCGTGATTATCAACACAGCCGCGATGCACAAATTCCCACAAACGCTGGCAATAATTAAAGAAGCGCGTGGATTGAGACTTTACGGTGCCGCGACGCTAGAATATATGGCGGTAGCAACAGGAAGAGCGGACGCCTACATTAGCGCCAATTTAGCACCATGGGATATCGGAGCAGGAAAAATCATCGCCGAAGAGGTTGGCGCGATTGTGACACGTGTGGATGGGACTCCAATGACTATTACAGAAAAAGGAGCCTCCTTTGTTGCAAGCCCAGGCGTTCATGCAGAGATTTTGCGCGATTATTTGGGTAAATAA
- a CDS encoding magnesium transporter CorA family protein: protein MHQIFKSNPAGKLEELETPERNCWINIVVPSSEEINQISELYDIPLEFLEDPLDKDESARIERDDDNDAVLIICDFPIVDEDDIHYASFETIPLGIIMTKDYFVTVCSIDSSIVQSFIKNRIRGFHTHMKTRFALQILYTISTQFIRHLKRMSRQTDDIEKELHESMKNKQLYDLMGIEKSLVYFLTALKSNKLVLDKMMRQHIVKMYEEDQDLLEDVIIENQQGIEMAEVHSNILSGMMGAYASIISNNMNIVMKFLTSFTIILTIPTMVFSFYGMNVELPLSGATMAWVLVIGISFGIASLLGFVFWKRKFF, encoded by the coding sequence ATGCATCAAATTTTCAAGTCGAATCCAGCGGGTAAGTTGGAAGAACTAGAGACACCTGAGCGCAATTGTTGGATTAATATTGTGGTGCCGTCATCGGAGGAAATTAACCAGATTTCGGAGCTATACGATATTCCACTTGAGTTCTTGGAAGATCCACTAGATAAAGATGAAAGTGCGCGGATTGAGCGGGATGACGATAACGATGCCGTTCTGATTATTTGTGACTTTCCGATCGTGGATGAAGATGATATTCACTATGCTTCTTTTGAAACGATTCCACTCGGGATTATTATGACGAAAGATTATTTCGTGACGGTTTGCTCGATTGATTCGTCGATTGTCCAGTCTTTCATTAAAAACCGCATTCGAGGCTTCCATACGCATATGAAGACGCGTTTTGCCTTACAAATTTTATATACGATCTCCACGCAATTTATCCGTCATTTGAAACGGATGAGTCGCCAAACGGATGATATCGAAAAAGAGCTACATGAATCGATGAAAAATAAGCAACTCTATGATTTGATGGGGATTGAGAAAAGCTTGGTTTACTTCTTGACCGCCCTTAAATCAAATAAGCTGGTGCTTGATAAAATGATGCGCCAACATATTGTGAAGATGTATGAGGAAGACCAAGATCTGCTGGAAGACGTTATCATTGAAAATCAGCAGGGTATTGAGATGGCGGAAGTTCACTCGAATATTTTGAGCGGGATGATGGGCGCTTATGCCTCGATTATTTCGAACAACATGAATATCGTGATGAAATTTCTGACGTCGTTTACGATCATCTTGACGATACCGACAATGGTGTTTAGTTTTTACGGAATGAACGTCGAGTTACCCCTCTCAGGTGCAACAATGGCTTGGGTTTTAGTAATCGGTATTTCCTTTGGGATTGCCAGCCTACTCGGATTTGTTTTTTGGAAGCGAAAATTTTTCTGA
- a CDS encoding Rossmann-fold NAD(P)-binding domain-containing protein: MATDHKKIAIIGTNKLSTNYAFALMNQQQNVEVCFVAEKKALPLKDLHYGAYFKPKTQLTTGNFTECRNATMIVFTHDPFVATEDMQQASSVVRKYVNQWMESGFQGICVVATPQSEIVAHWIMKFSGLAEEKIIALGTMLDTAYLRSELGRHFQVNARNAHAYMIGSTLELGVPVWSRAYIGGRPIMSYIMENPERYSFEKLEPITKQIRELPSEALAEDRLFDYSIALGLVELTTTILHDENIILTVGVYVEKQFGMEAGFMSVPAIIGATGVKSIVPLTLSDNEQKQLGVVVASLEKAAQAGLPNEGGKTRGV; this comes from the coding sequence ATGGCTACAGATCATAAGAAAATTGCTATTATTGGAACGAATAAGCTAAGTACAAACTATGCTTTCGCACTTATGAATCAACAACAAAATGTAGAGGTTTGCTTTGTGGCTGAGAAAAAAGCATTACCGCTAAAAGATCTGCATTATGGCGCTTACTTCAAGCCTAAAACACAACTTACAACCGGAAACTTCACGGAATGTCGCAACGCAACGATGATTGTTTTTACACATGACCCATTCGTCGCAACGGAGGATATGCAACAAGCTTCATCTGTAGTTCGCAAATACGTGAATCAGTGGATGGAATCAGGTTTTCAAGGGATTTGCGTCGTTGCGACACCGCAAAGTGAAATCGTCGCGCATTGGATTATGAAATTCTCAGGACTTGCCGAAGAGAAGATTATCGCGCTTGGGACGATGCTTGATACAGCCTATTTACGATCGGAGCTAGGTCGTCATTTTCAAGTGAATGCTAGAAATGCGCATGCCTATATGATTGGTAGTACCCTGGAGCTTGGTGTACCCGTTTGGAGCCGCGCTTATATTGGTGGCCGGCCGATCATGAGTTACATCATGGAAAATCCCGAGCGTTATTCTTTTGAAAAATTGGAGCCGATCACCAAACAAATACGCGAGTTGCCAAGTGAAGCACTAGCGGAAGATCGCTTGTTTGATTATAGCATCGCACTTGGGCTCGTCGAACTAACAACGACCATTTTACATGATGAGAATATTATTTTAACCGTGGGCGTGTATGTAGAAAAGCAATTTGGTATGGAGGCTGGGTTCATGAGTGTACCAGCCATTATCGGTGCTACCGGCGTTAAATCGATTGTTCCGCTAACGCTCTCAGACAACGAGCAAAAACAGCTGGGAGTTGTCGTGGCATCACTCGAAAAAGCGGCACAAGCAGGTTTACCAAACGAAGGAGGAAAGACACGTGGAGTATAG
- a CDS encoding alpha-ketoacid dehydrogenase subunit beta, producing MAQKTMIQAITDALAVELRNDENVLVFGEDVGNNGGVFRATEGLQAEFGEDRVFDTPLAESGIGGLAIGLALEGFRPVPEIQFFGFVFEVMDSVAGQMARMRYRTGGTRTAPITIRAPFGGGVHTPELHADNLEGLMAQSPGLKVVIPSTPYDAKGLLISAIRDNDPVIFLEHMKLYRSFRQEVPEGEYTIEIGKAAVRREGTDVSVITYGAMVQESVKAAEELEKEGVSVEVIDLRTISPLDVDTIIASVKKTNRVVVVQEAQKQAGIAANVIAEINDRAILSLEAPVMRVTAPDSVFPFAQAETVWLPNHNDIVERVKEVLAF from the coding sequence ATGGCGCAAAAAACAATGATTCAAGCGATTACAGATGCGCTTGCAGTAGAACTAAGAAATGACGAGAACGTATTAGTTTTCGGTGAAGATGTAGGTAATAACGGCGGGGTTTTCCGTGCTACTGAAGGACTTCAAGCAGAGTTTGGCGAAGATCGTGTATTCGATACGCCACTTGCAGAATCAGGTATCGGTGGTCTTGCTATCGGTCTTGCGCTAGAAGGTTTCCGCCCAGTTCCTGAAATTCAATTCTTCGGTTTCGTTTTTGAAGTAATGGATTCTGTTGCTGGTCAAATGGCACGTATGCGTTACCGTACTGGTGGCACACGTACTGCACCAATCACAATTCGCGCGCCATTCGGTGGTGGGGTTCATACACCTGAACTTCACGCGGATAACTTGGAAGGCCTAATGGCACAATCACCAGGTCTAAAAGTTGTTATCCCGTCAACACCATACGATGCAAAAGGTCTTTTGATCTCAGCAATCCGCGATAACGATCCAGTTATTTTCTTAGAGCACATGAAATTATACCGCTCATTCCGTCAAGAAGTTCCAGAAGGCGAGTACACAATCGAAATCGGTAAAGCAGCCGTTCGTCGTGAAGGTACAGACGTTTCTGTCATCACATACGGCGCAATGGTTCAAGAATCTGTGAAAGCAGCTGAAGAACTAGAAAAAGAAGGCGTATCCGTTGAAGTTATCGACCTTCGTACAATCAGCCCGTTGGATGTAGACACAATCATCGCTTCTGTTAAGAAAACAAACCGCGTAGTAGTCGTTCAAGAAGCGCAAAAACAAGCAGGAATCGCTGCTAACGTTATCGCTGAAATCAACGACCGCGCCATCCTTTCACTAGAAGCACCAGTGATGCGTGTTACAGCACCAGACAGCGTCTTCCCATTCGCACAAGCAGAAACAGTTTGGTTACCAAACCATAACGATATTGTTGAGCGTGTGAAAGAGGTACTTGCTTTCTAA
- the lpdA gene encoding dihydrolipoyl dehydrogenase, whose product MVVGDFPEERDTIVIGAGPGGYVAAIRAAQLGQKVTIIEKEHYGGVCLNVGCIPSKALITVGHRFAEAKHSDNMGITADGVNLDFTKAQEWKGSVVSKLTTGVKGLLKKNKVEMLEGEAFFVDEHSLRVIHPESAQTYTFNNVIIATGSRPIEIPGFKFGKRVLSSTGALALTEVPKKLVVIGGGYIGTELGGAFANLGTELTILEGGPEILPTYEKDMISLVKRNLKGKGVEIVTKALAKSAEETENGVKVTYEADGETKTVEADYVLVTVGRRPNTDDIGLEQLGVKLSERGLIEVDKQGRTNISNVFAIGDIVPGVPLAHKASYEAKVAAEAIAGEASENDYTALPAVVFSDPELATVGLTEKEAKEKGFDVKAAKFPFGGNGRALSLDAPEGFVRLVTRKEDGLILGAQVAGMNASDIISEIGLAIETGVTAEDIALTIHAHPSLGELTMEAAELALGRPIHM is encoded by the coding sequence ATGGTAGTAGGCGATTTTCCAGAAGAAAGAGACACCATCGTAATCGGTGCAGGACCCGGCGGATATGTTGCGGCAATTCGCGCAGCACAATTAGGACAAAAAGTAACAATTATCGAGAAAGAACATTACGGCGGCGTTTGTTTAAACGTTGGTTGTATCCCTTCCAAAGCTTTGATCACAGTTGGTCACCGCTTTGCTGAAGCGAAACATTCCGATAACATGGGTATCACAGCAGATGGCGTGAACCTAGACTTCACAAAAGCGCAAGAATGGAAAGGTTCTGTCGTTAGTAAATTAACAACAGGCGTAAAAGGCTTGCTTAAAAAGAATAAAGTGGAAATGTTAGAAGGAGAAGCTTTCTTCGTTGATGAGCACTCCTTGCGAGTTATCCACCCAGAATCAGCGCAAACTTATACGTTCAACAATGTCATTATCGCAACTGGTTCTCGTCCAATCGAGATTCCAGGATTCAAATTTGGCAAACGTGTTCTTAGCTCAACAGGCGCGCTAGCTCTTACAGAAGTACCGAAAAAACTTGTCGTAATCGGCGGTGGTTACATCGGTACGGAACTTGGTGGCGCATTTGCTAACCTTGGAACAGAGTTAACAATTCTTGAAGGCGGACCAGAAATCTTGCCAACGTACGAAAAAGATATGATTTCCCTTGTAAAACGCAACCTTAAAGGTAAAGGCGTGGAAATCGTAACAAAAGCTTTGGCGAAATCTGCCGAAGAAACTGAAAACGGCGTAAAAGTAACGTACGAAGCTGACGGCGAAACAAAAACCGTTGAAGCAGACTACGTATTAGTAACAGTAGGTCGTCGTCCAAATACAGACGATATCGGCTTAGAACAACTAGGCGTGAAATTAAGCGAACGTGGTTTGATCGAAGTTGACAAACAAGGGCGCACAAATATTTCTAACGTTTTTGCTATCGGCGACATCGTTCCTGGTGTTCCACTTGCCCACAAAGCAAGCTACGAAGCAAAAGTTGCCGCTGAAGCAATCGCTGGCGAAGCATCTGAAAATGACTACACAGCTCTACCAGCAGTGGTTTTCAGTGATCCGGAATTAGCAACAGTTGGTTTGACAGAAAAAGAAGCAAAAGAAAAAGGCTTCGACGTAAAAGCTGCTAAATTCCCATTTGGCGGTAATGGTCGTGCCCTATCCCTTGACGCTCCAGAAGGTTTCGTACGTCTCGTAACACGTAAAGAAGACGGACTTATCCTAGGCGCTCAAGTTGCTGGAATGAACGCATCCGATATCATCTCTGAAATCGGACTTGCAATCGAAACAGGCGTAACAGCGGAAGACATCGCGCTTACTATTCACGCTCACCCATCATTAGGCGAGTTAACAATGGAAGCCGCAGAGTTAGCGCTAGGCCGCCCAATCCATATGTAA